The Nostoc sp. 'Lobaria pulmonaria (5183) cyanobiont' genome window below encodes:
- a CDS encoding class I SAM-dependent methyltransferase produces the protein MDKSEYVSNFDSLILSPQIRKLYGQKEFFNVGYWLEDTQNQQSACFNLLEKLLDFILEKKGNILDVGCGLGATTSHLLNYYSSTDIVGINISSQQIERSIVNAPECKFICMDAVQMEFEDESFDNIICVEAAFYFDTREKFLKEAWRVLKPGGHLILSDIIFENTQHFGDWIVPQKNIVKDQDIEEYKNIYKQVGFQLLDFVDVTEKCWLTHYRYLKSSIEEEFQAGEIDEQTYQLNIDGIDGLLNSSSIAYLLVSTKKPAKVI, from the coding sequence ATGGACAAAAGCGAATATGTTAGCAATTTTGATAGTTTAATTTTAAGTCCCCAAATTAGAAAACTCTACGGGCAAAAAGAGTTTTTTAATGTAGGATATTGGCTTGAGGATACTCAAAATCAACAATCAGCTTGTTTTAATTTGCTAGAAAAACTTTTAGATTTTATTCTAGAAAAAAAAGGAAACATTCTCGATGTTGGTTGTGGTTTGGGCGCAACGACTAGTCATCTACTTAACTATTATTCGTCTACTGATATTGTGGGAATTAATATTTCATCCCAACAAATCGAAAGAAGTATTGTTAACGCTCCAGAGTGCAAATTTATATGCATGGATGCTGTACAGATGGAATTTGAAGATGAATCTTTTGATAACATCATCTGTGTTGAAGCAGCCTTCTACTTTGATACCAGGGAAAAGTTTCTCAAAGAGGCTTGGCGTGTATTGAAGCCAGGAGGACATCTCATCCTCTCTGATATCATCTTTGAAAATACTCAGCATTTCGGTGATTGGATTGTTCCGCAAAAAAATATTGTCAAAGATCAAGATATTGAGGAGTATAAAAATATTTACAAACAGGTAGGATTCCAACTTTTAGATTTTGTGGACGTAACAGAGAAGTGCTGGCTAACACACTACCGATATCTAAAATCTTCTATTGAAGAGGAATTCCAAGCAGGAGAGATAGATGAACAAACCTATCAGTTAAATATTGATGGCATAGATGGGTTGCTAAATTCTTCATCTATTGCTTATTTGTTAGTTTCAACAAAAAAACCAGCGAAAGTTATTTGA
- a CDS encoding non-ribosomal peptide synthetase has translation MTKSTFEFLCQLKSLSINLEIDGVSGAPLEKVRLRCHAPDGVLTPTLRQEIAGRKTEIIFLLKEAKQLKTSEQLSIQPVLRNGKLPLSFAQQRLWFVHQISPDSTAYNMLEALRLDGSPNIAALSQSLGELIRRHEVLRTTFSTVDGEPIQVIAPDTALTLPIHDLQGLATEEQTEQIRQIAKSVASKPFDLAVGPLVQFTLLQLSNQEYVLLLKMHHIIYDGWSLNIFFSELSQLYAAFSQGLPNPLPKLPIQYADFAVWQRQWLTGEVLERQLNYWQKQLAGAPLVLELAGNRQRSPVQTFQGGIECFKLDRNLTQRLKQLSQESNTTLFMTLLAAFFILLSRYSGQSDIIVGSPIANRNSPAIEKLMGFFANTLALRGNLSGNPTFADFLAQVRQTTLSAYSHQDLPFEMLVEKLQPDRDLSRNPLVQVMFSLQNAPESSANLPGLSIQNIPLPLDVRARFDLEVNYWEIPSGLEGVWCYNTDLFDATTIAQIAQHSQTLLEAIVANPKARISELSLLSQAERHQLLVEWNDTQVKYPEDLCIHKLFESQVKLTPDAVAVVFENVQTQHVASLTYHELNSRANQLAHYLQTLGVKPDVLVGLCVERTVEMVVGLLGILKAGGAYVPLDPQYLTERLSFILEDAQVSVLLTQQSLQGKLPQHQAQLICLDTDWHLIAECSQDNALAQLPVGIAESGQNAIADVQATNLAYVIYTSGSTGQPKGVEVVHRAVNRLLFGVNYVHLDATQRFLQIAPISFDASTFEIWGALLHGAKCVLFPESIPTAKSLRHEIHKHDITILWLTAALFNSIIDDDPQALAGIEQLLIGGEALSIAHVQRATEALPSTQIINGYGPTEGTTFTCCYPIPRQINSTIKSIPIGRAIANTQVYILDEYLQPVPMGVPGELHIGGAGLARGYLNARELTDEKFIPNPFSRSTEAGKQGSRGAEILYNYQRCTELVVSGASWREVSPIPSPRLYKTGDLARYLPDGNIEYIGRIDNQVKIRGFRIELGEIEAVLSQHSGVQVSCVIVREDTPGDKRLVAYIVSHPKVTPITIELRQFLANKLPGYMIPYAFVMLDSLPLTQNGKVDHRALKAPSHTNDLEKFVEPRNQLELQLVQIWSKILKVDKVGVKDNFFDLGGHSLLASYLMTQIKEQFGKDIPLATVFQNPTIEQLAATIQKDSDYSNSSCLVALQPNGANLPFFCVPGAGGRPFYFYHLGRYLGDEQPLYSFENDLYENLGAIARIEDIASVYIAAMQTFQPEGPYLLGGHSYGGNVAFEMAQQLNKQGHKVALLGIIDSSAPTYKDKQMLADYLSWDFAMWLAEVSKGLEIYLDKNVDISYETLQSLSEEEQLKYVLHYFKMANMLPPDAGTNQLKNIVQAYKTSCLCLIDYVPKQLYPGKVTILRANEDMPSDPNSELASEASADFSLGWSEFSTEPVDIHFVLGNHISIMSEPHVQVLAQQLKACIKEAQANI, from the coding sequence ATGACTAAAAGCACCTTTGAATTCCTTTGTCAACTAAAAAGTTTGAGTATTAACCTAGAGATTGATGGCGTTAGCGGAGCGCCTCTGGAAAAGGTTCGCTTACGTTGTCATGCCCCGGATGGGGTGTTAACTCCAACCCTGCGCCAAGAAATAGCTGGGCGTAAAACCGAAATTATTTTCTTATTAAAAGAGGCAAAGCAGCTTAAAACCTCCGAGCAGTTGTCAATTCAACCCGTGCTACGGAACGGTAAGCTACCACTGTCTTTTGCCCAACAACGACTCTGGTTTGTCCACCAGATTTCACCTGACAGTACTGCTTACAATATGCTGGAGGCTCTGCGGCTAGACGGTTCGCCCAATATAGCTGCACTCTCGCAGAGTCTGGGTGAACTTATTCGCCGTCACGAGGTATTAAGAACTACTTTTTCCACGGTAGATGGAGAACCAATTCAAGTAATTGCCCCGGACACTGCCTTAACTTTGCCAATTCATGACTTGCAGGGGTTGGCTACCGAGGAGCAAACTGAGCAAATTCGACAAATAGCGAAGTCTGTTGCCTCCAAACCCTTCGATCTGGCTGTTGGGCCATTAGTACAATTTACTCTCCTCCAACTCAGTAATCAGGAATATGTACTGCTGTTGAAGATGCATCACATTATCTACGATGGTTGGTCTTTAAACATCTTCTTCAGTGAGTTATCTCAGCTATATGCAGCTTTCAGTCAAGGATTGCCCAACCCATTACCCAAATTACCCATCCAGTACGCCGACTTTGCAGTTTGGCAACGCCAGTGGCTAACTGGTGAAGTCCTCGAACGCCAACTCAATTACTGGCAAAAACAGTTAGCGGGTGCGCCTTTGGTACTAGAACTGGCTGGCAATCGGCAACGTTCCCCAGTTCAGACCTTCCAAGGTGGAATTGAGTGTTTCAAACTCGATCGCAACCTCACACAACGCCTCAAGCAGTTGAGCCAGGAGTCAAACACAACTCTGTTTATGACCCTACTGGCAGCTTTTTTTATCTTGCTCTCTCGTTACAGTGGTCAGTCAGATATTATTGTTGGCTCCCCCATCGCTAACCGCAACAGTCCCGCGATCGAGAAACTAATGGGATTTTTTGCGAATACTTTAGCATTAAGGGGCAATCTCTCTGGAAATCCTACCTTTGCTGACTTTTTAGCACAAGTGCGGCAAACCACGTTGTCAGCATACTCCCATCAAGATTTGCCCTTTGAGATGTTAGTGGAAAAGTTACAGCCAGACCGGGATTTAAGTCGTAATCCTCTAGTACAGGTGATGTTTTCCCTCCAGAATGCCCCAGAGTCTTCTGCTAATTTGCCTGGTTTAAGTATCCAGAATATTCCTTTGCCGCTTGATGTCAGAGCTAGGTTTGACCTGGAAGTGAACTACTGGGAAATTCCCTCCGGTCTAGAGGGCGTTTGGTGCTACAACACTGATTTATTTGATGCGACCACAATTGCTCAGATTGCCCAACATTCTCAAACTTTACTAGAAGCAATTGTTGCCAATCCCAAAGCACGAATTTCTGAATTATCACTATTGAGTCAAGCAGAGCGTCATCAATTATTGGTGGAGTGGAACGATACTCAAGTAAAATATCCCGAAGATTTGTGTATCCATAAGTTATTTGAGTCACAGGTAAAGCTTACACCCGATGCAGTGGCAGTGGTATTTGAAAATGTACAGACGCAACATGTCGCGTCTTTAACCTACCACGAGTTGAATAGTCGCGCTAACCAATTGGCGCACTATTTGCAAACTCTGGGTGTAAAACCAGATGTACTGGTTGGGTTGTGTGTAGAGCGAACTGTGGAAATGGTCGTGGGATTATTGGGCATTCTCAAGGCGGGTGGAGCTTATGTGCCACTTGACCCACAATATCTGACTGAGCGCCTGAGTTTCATCTTAGAAGATGCTCAAGTTTCAGTGTTGCTGACTCAGCAATCACTCCAGGGCAAACTACCACAACATCAAGCACAGCTTATTTGTCTGGATACTGACTGGCATTTGATTGCTGAGTGTAGTCAAGATAATGCGTTAGCACAGCTTCCCGTAGGTATCGCCGAAAGTGGGCAAAACGCGATCGCAGATGTGCAAGCTACTAACTTGGCTTATGTGATTTATACCTCTGGTTCTACAGGTCAGCCTAAAGGAGTTGAAGTTGTTCACCGTGCCGTTAATCGTCTTTTGTTTGGCGTAAATTACGTTCATCTCGATGCAACTCAAAGATTTCTTCAAATTGCCCCAATTTCTTTTGATGCTTCCACATTCGAGATTTGGGGAGCTTTGTTGCATGGTGCAAAATGCGTTCTTTTTCCAGAAAGTATTCCTACTGCTAAAAGTCTGAGGCATGAAATCCACAAACATGACATTACTATTTTATGGCTGACGGCTGCTTTATTTAACTCCATAATTGATGATGATCCCCAAGCCTTGGCAGGAATTGAACAGCTACTAATTGGTGGGGAAGCACTTTCAATTGCTCACGTTCAGAGAGCAACTGAAGCTCTGCCATCTACACAAATTATTAATGGCTATGGGCCGACAGAAGGCACAACTTTTACTTGTTGTTACCCAATCCCTAGACAGATTAACTCAACTATAAAGTCAATCCCCATTGGACGAGCGATCGCGAATACACAAGTTTACATCTTAGACGAATATCTGCAACCAGTACCTATGGGTGTGCCAGGAGAATTGCACATTGGTGGTGCAGGGTTAGCACGCGGCTATCTCAACGCAAGAGAGTTGACCGATGAAAAATTCATCCCCAATCCCTTTAGTCGAAGCACAGAAGCAGGGAAGCAGGGAAGCAGAGGAGCAGAAATTCTTTATAATTACCAGCGATGCACTGAGCTTGTCGTTAGCGGAGCATCTTGGAGAGAAGTGTCCCCAATCCCCAGTCCCCGACTTTATAAAACCGGAGACTTAGCACGCTATTTACCTGATGGCAATATTGAATACATAGGGCGAATCGACAATCAGGTGAAAATCCGGGGCTTCCGCATCGAGTTGGGAGAAATCGAAGCAGTACTGAGCCAACATAGTGGTGTGCAAGTTTCTTGCGTAATTGTCCGCGAAGATACCCCAGGTGATAAGCGATTAGTCGCTTACATAGTGTCGCACCCAAAGGTGACACCCATAACGATTGAACTGCGCCAGTTCCTTGCCAATAAACTACCTGGATACATGATACCTTATGCCTTTGTGATGTTGGATTCTCTGCCACTAACACAAAACGGTAAAGTAGACCACCGCGCCTTGAAAGCACCTTCTCACACCAATGACTTAGAAAAATTTGTCGAACCTCGTAACCAATTAGAACTGCAACTAGTGCAAATTTGGTCAAAGATTCTTAAGGTTGACAAAGTAGGGGTAAAAGATAACTTTTTTGACCTTGGTGGTCATTCCCTTTTAGCTTCCTACTTAATGACTCAAATTAAGGAGCAGTTTGGTAAAGATATTCCCTTAGCAACTGTTTTCCAAAATCCAACTATTGAACAGTTGGCAGCAACTATCCAAAAAGATTCAGATTACTCAAATTCTTCTTGCTTAGTAGCCCTTCAACCTAATGGTGCAAACTTACCTTTTTTCTGTGTTCCAGGTGCAGGGGGCAGACCTTTTTATTTTTATCATTTAGGACGTTATTTAGGAGATGAACAACCGTTATATAGTTTTGAAAATGATCTGTATGAGAATTTAGGAGCGATCGCTCGTATTGAGGATATCGCTAGTGTTTATATTGCTGCAATGCAAACTTTTCAGCCAGAAGGTCCATACTTATTAGGAGGACATTCCTATGGGGGAAACGTCGCTTTTGAAATGGCTCAACAGTTAAATAAACAAGGGCATAAAGTTGCTTTGCTAGGAATTATTGATTCTTCAGCACCAACCTATAAGGATAAGCAAATGCTTGCTGATTATCTTAGTTGGGATTTTGCAATGTGGTTAGCTGAAGTAAGTAAAGGGCTAGAAATTTATTTAGATAAAAATGTAGATATTTCCTACGAGACTCTACAAAGCTTATCGGAGGAGGAACAACTAAAATACGTTTTACACTATTTCAAAATGGCTAATATGTTACCCCCGGATGCTGGAACTAATCAACTAAAAAATATCGTACAAGCTTATAAAACTAGCTGTTTATGTCTGATTGATTATGTACCAAAACAACTTTATCCGGGTAAAGTGACGATTCTCCGCGCCAACGAGGATATGCCGTCAGATCCTAATAGTGAGTTAGCATCTGAAGCTTCCGCAGATTTTTCCTTGGGCTGGAGCGAGTTTTCTACAGAGCCAGTGGATATCCATTTTGTGCTAGGTAATCACATCTCAATTATGAGCGAACCTCATGTCCAAGTTTTAGCCCAACAATTGAAAGCTTGTATCAAAGAAGCACAAGCAAATATCTAA